In Nocardioides sp. InS609-2, a single genomic region encodes these proteins:
- a CDS encoding metallophosphoesterase: MGLPPVVERIRPGSDEDWLIVAGDVGEIFDDIAWALDALRGRFAKVIWAPGNHELWSHPSDPVKLRGVERYMALVALCRRLDVITPEDDYPVWPGAESRVVVAPLFVLYDYSWTVPGTTTKEDSLQRAYDAGVVCTDEILLFPDPYPDRESWCSARLIETEKRLTTIDAALPTVLVSHWPLRREPTEVMWHPEFAQWCGTYRTADWHLRFRATATVYGHLHIPRTTWHDGVPFEEVSLGYPREWTRRGDAPQPVRRILSGRS, translated from the coding sequence ATGGGTCTGCCCCCGGTCGTCGAGCGCATCCGACCGGGCTCCGACGAAGATTGGCTGATCGTCGCGGGCGACGTCGGTGAGATCTTCGATGACATCGCGTGGGCCCTTGATGCGCTGCGTGGCCGATTCGCCAAGGTCATTTGGGCACCGGGCAATCATGAGCTGTGGAGCCATCCCAGCGACCCGGTGAAGCTGCGCGGCGTGGAGCGTTACATGGCCCTCGTGGCCCTGTGCCGGCGGCTGGACGTGATCACCCCCGAGGACGACTATCCGGTGTGGCCCGGTGCGGAAAGCCGGGTCGTCGTGGCGCCACTGTTCGTGCTCTACGACTATTCGTGGACGGTACCCGGCACGACCACGAAGGAGGATTCGCTTCAGCGCGCTTATGATGCCGGCGTGGTTTGCACCGACGAGATTTTGCTGTTTCCCGACCCGTACCCCGATCGGGAATCGTGGTGTTCGGCCCGGCTGATCGAAACGGAGAAACGGCTCACCACGATCGACGCGGCCCTTCCGACCGTGCTGGTCAGCCACTGGCCGCTGCGCCGTGAGCCGACCGAGGTCATGTGGCACCCGGAGTTCGCGCAATGGTGTGGCACCTATCGCACCGCGGATTGGCACCTGCGCTTCCGCGCCACGGCCACGGTCTACGGCCATCTGCACATTCCCCGAACCACTTGGCACGACGGGGTTCCGTTCGAGGAAGTGTCGCTCGGCTATCCGCGCGAGTGGACCCGCCGTGGTGACGCGCCACAGCCGGTGCGACGCATTCTTTCGGGTCGTTCATGA
- a CDS encoding DUF1326 domain-containing protein, whose translation MFGQSLDLAGVTAVAILDWPHAIHDGNGRAVFVVAPETTDEQVGALSQIYTGALGGMPWEILGTTFEVAGLVKAPIRITEAGIDSAVEIEGVGRAQGQALRNPVTNEPHEAHITLPDGFIWTDGNCGVGSFDVSAEGIALNFTDTNWILYEFSWAN comes from the coding sequence TTGTTCGGACAGTCCCTCGACCTCGCGGGCGTCACAGCCGTCGCCATCCTTGACTGGCCGCACGCCATCCACGACGGCAACGGACGCGCGGTGTTCGTGGTTGCCCCGGAGACCACCGACGAGCAGGTTGGCGCTCTGAGCCAGATCTACACGGGTGCACTCGGCGGCATGCCCTGGGAGATCCTCGGGACGACCTTCGAGGTGGCGGGCCTGGTCAAGGCACCGATCCGGATCACCGAGGCTGGCATCGACTCCGCAGTGGAGATCGAGGGGGTCGGCCGAGCTCAGGGACAGGCACTGCGCAACCCGGTGACCAATGAGCCGCACGAGGCCCACATCACCTTGCCCGACGGCTTCATCTGGACCGACGGCAACTGCGGGGTCGGCTCGTTCGACGTCTCGGCCGAGGGCATCGCGCTGAACTTCACCGACACCAACTGGATCCTCTACGAGTTCAGTTGGGCCAACTGA
- a CDS encoding HAMP domain-containing sensor histidine kinase, producing the protein MTLWRRLVGDRPIVTRLVFAVAATMTAVLLIAGAFVFWRVGYALNRQLDQDLGAYQEVVQRAISTGDTPPTDTPGQSYQVYDPQGRVIAGNATIRLADPDALAQAAAGTEVREDVGHLLPPTDHPYKVVVARVDASRGPVVVASAISTNKHDEALRELLLQLTIADLATLIAASLVGYGTARAALNPVERYRLAAEQADGAPLLPVATGKDDEVTRLGHTFNAMLERIRQANDRERQFLADASHELRSPLALMRTELEVALLRPRGNAETTTAFESLRSQVERLIILSNALLDLEELRASGETPHDPVDVDQLLTSVTDRFTAQANAEGRSLETSAPTGLTVEGNQHWLDLALSNLISNALRYGEGTIRVTATETREGTQLAVSDEGPGFPADFVDQAFHRFSRADTSRATRGTGLGLALVQAVAEAHDGSACITGRQVTLDLPTRAAST; encoded by the coding sequence ATGACTCTGTGGCGCCGCCTGGTCGGTGACCGACCCATCGTCACCCGCCTGGTGTTTGCCGTCGCCGCCACCATGACCGCCGTGCTCCTGATCGCCGGAGCCTTCGTGTTCTGGCGCGTCGGGTACGCCCTGAACCGACAGCTCGACCAAGACCTCGGCGCATACCAAGAGGTTGTCCAACGCGCCATCTCCACCGGTGACACGCCACCGACCGACACACCCGGCCAGAGCTACCAGGTCTACGACCCGCAAGGTCGCGTCATCGCCGGCAACGCCACGATTCGGCTCGCCGACCCGGACGCCCTCGCGCAGGCCGCCGCCGGCACCGAGGTTCGCGAGGACGTAGGCCACCTCCTGCCCCCGACCGACCATCCCTACAAGGTGGTGGTCGCACGAGTTGACGCCTCGCGCGGACCCGTCGTGGTCGCATCAGCCATCAGCACGAACAAGCACGACGAGGCACTGCGTGAGCTCCTGCTCCAACTCACCATCGCCGACCTCGCCACCCTGATCGCCGCCTCGCTCGTCGGCTACGGAACCGCCCGGGCGGCCCTCAACCCGGTCGAGAGATACCGCCTCGCCGCCGAGCAGGCCGACGGGGCGCCGCTGCTCCCCGTCGCCACCGGCAAGGACGACGAGGTCACTCGCCTTGGGCACACCTTCAATGCAATGCTCGAGCGTATCCGGCAGGCCAACGACCGCGAACGACAGTTCCTCGCGGACGCCTCCCACGAACTGCGTTCACCGCTTGCACTGATGCGCACCGAACTCGAGGTGGCCCTGCTGCGGCCCCGCGGCAACGCCGAGACCACGACCGCCTTCGAGTCTCTGCGCAGCCAGGTCGAGCGACTCATTATCCTCTCCAACGCCCTCCTCGACCTCGAGGAGCTCCGCGCCTCCGGCGAAACCCCGCACGACCCCGTCGACGTCGACCAGCTCCTCACCAGTGTCACCGACCGCTTCACCGCGCAAGCCAACGCGGAGGGCCGAAGCCTCGAAACGTCCGCACCGACCGGCCTGACCGTCGAGGGGAACCAGCACTGGCTCGACCTCGCCCTCTCGAACCTCATCTCCAACGCACTGCGATACGGCGAAGGCACCATCCGCGTCACGGCCACCGAAACCCGCGAAGGAACCCAGCTAGCCGTCAGCGACGAAGGCCCGGGCTTCCCCGCCGATTTCGTCGATCAGGCGTTTCACCGTTTCAGCCGCGCCGACACCAGCCGCGCCACCCGAGGCACCGGCCTCGGACTTGCCCTCGTCCAGGCCGTCGCCGAGGCCCACGACGGCAGTGCCTGCATCACCGGTCGGCAGGTCACCCTCGACCTGCCGACCCGCGCGGCCTCGACGTAG
- a CDS encoding response regulator transcription factor — translation MHVVVVDDERRMVELIASYLEDQGVMTIGCFDGPSGLAAGRALDVDAVVLDLMLPGLSGIEVCKQLRREGNDVPILMLTARGAVPERVAGLEAGADDYLVKPFALEELHARLRAIRRRLDPDTDHRLIVGDITLDPLEQRVWVADSEVTLSRREFAMLTSLMESRGHVVSRARLYEDVWDGEVDIRSNALDVHMSRLRIRLEASDLVTIRTLRGVGYRLEQTKK, via the coding sequence ATGCACGTGGTAGTGGTCGACGACGAGCGTCGGATGGTCGAGCTCATCGCGAGCTACCTCGAGGACCAGGGCGTGATGACCATCGGATGCTTCGATGGGCCGAGTGGTCTCGCCGCAGGCCGCGCGCTCGACGTCGACGCAGTGGTTCTCGATCTGATGTTGCCGGGCCTGAGTGGAATCGAGGTGTGCAAGCAGCTTCGCCGAGAAGGCAACGACGTCCCCATCCTGATGCTGACCGCCCGCGGCGCCGTCCCCGAACGGGTCGCCGGTCTCGAGGCCGGGGCCGATGACTACCTCGTCAAACCGTTCGCCCTCGAAGAGCTGCACGCACGTCTGCGCGCCATCCGGCGCCGCCTCGACCCTGACACCGATCACCGGCTCATCGTCGGCGACATCACCCTGGACCCACTTGAGCAAAGGGTCTGGGTCGCCGACTCCGAGGTCACCCTGTCTCGCCGCGAGTTCGCGATGCTCACCTCGCTGATGGAGAGCCGCGGCCACGTCGTGAGCCGAGCCCGACTGTACGAAGACGTCTGGGACGGCGAGGTCGACATCCGCAGCAACGCTCTCGACGTCCACATGTCCAGGCTCCGGATCCGGCTCGAGGCGTCCGATCTGGTCACGATCCGCACGCTGCGAGGCGTCGGATACCGACTGGAACAGACCAAGAAATGA
- a CDS encoding GtrA family protein: MRRRELIERLLPREVLTFLAVGGTGYVVDVVAFNLLRSMHPFAGMDPSVARTLALAVAMWVTYLGNRSLTWRDHTSGNRRREVSLFVLFNVIGFGFSIVTLVLSHDVLGLTSRVADNISANVVGLALGTVFRYATYKRFVFATLPTNMPSTPQQRTDLPAREAPVA, encoded by the coding sequence ATGCGGCGGCGTGAGCTGATCGAGCGACTGCTGCCTCGCGAGGTGTTGACGTTTCTCGCGGTTGGTGGCACCGGGTACGTCGTAGACGTCGTCGCGTTCAACCTGCTGCGCTCGATGCACCCGTTCGCGGGCATGGACCCGTCGGTGGCCCGTACCCTCGCGCTCGCAGTCGCGATGTGGGTCACCTACCTGGGGAACCGCAGCCTGACTTGGCGCGACCACACCTCGGGGAACCGGCGACGCGAGGTGAGTCTCTTCGTCCTCTTCAACGTGATCGGGTTCGGGTTCTCCATCGTCACCCTGGTCCTCTCCCACGATGTCCTCGGCCTCACCAGCCGCGTCGCGGACAACATCTCCGCGAACGTCGTCGGGCTCGCGCTCGGCACCGTGTTCCGGTACGCGACCTACAAACGGTTCGTGTTCGCGACGCTCCCGACGAACATGCCCTCGACACCGCAACAACGCACGGACCTGCCGGCGCGCGAGGCGCCCGTTGCCTAG
- a CDS encoding glycosyltransferase translates to MMSALASHMLALPPVVALLVVFALPALESSAFIGFIFPGEIALILGGVLAYEGNVSLGAVLAAGIAGAVVGDSVGYAVGRRYGRRMLDGTVGRFVKSRHLDRAEKYLAERGGKAVFFGRFTAALRVMIPGLAGMSGLRYRTFVTYNVASGVAWGTMSVLLGYLGGSSWRHVEHIASRIGLAALAVVVVALLGGVLLRRTRAGRFTRLATRITSSPAVRGTRERFPRTTSWIGARIDPTNRTGLALTAALTVAVAATWTFLGITQDVLAREEFALLDPRIHGWVLAHRIPSLDAFFKTVTWLGATTVTVPLLAIGGGLLARRRRSWAPVLDITAVYGTALLLHAVVGQLVHRRRPPANDWLASADGWAYPSGHTTQAVAAWGILAVIVSAGASPRGRVLAGSGAASVAVLVAVSRVYLGVHWTTDVLGAAAMSTAVVATWTVARRSLITPAGTTRRPPPSPPSFVASTGDPHPPRSHIMTPLDASAAFDSRRTVVIIPTYNEAGNITTVIDRLRAAAPAVDVLVVDDNSPDGTASIVMHQRGYLADHSGRREGPGRVFLLSRAEKDGLGAAYRAGFTWALALGYEAVVQMDADLSHPAERVPALLGALGQADVTVGSRYVPGGAVSNWSLSRRLISRSGNLYVRLVLGLPVHDTTAGFKAFRRDALERLGAVESASNGYCFQIEITWRAVRLGLRVTEVPITFTDRPAGTSKMTGSIVAEALSRVLVWRWNELLHRYGKGSRHHAGGCDTPGTTATPQLGAHDKSVGHHAAA, encoded by the coding sequence ATGATGAGCGCCCTTGCGTCGCACATGCTCGCGCTGCCACCGGTGGTCGCTCTGCTTGTGGTGTTTGCGCTCCCCGCACTCGAGTCCTCCGCGTTCATCGGGTTCATCTTCCCCGGCGAGATCGCGCTCATCCTCGGCGGCGTCCTGGCCTACGAGGGCAACGTCTCATTGGGTGCGGTACTCGCGGCCGGGATCGCGGGTGCCGTCGTCGGCGACAGTGTCGGCTACGCGGTCGGACGCCGCTACGGAAGACGCATGCTGGACGGGACCGTGGGGCGGTTCGTGAAGAGCAGGCACCTCGATCGCGCGGAGAAGTACTTGGCCGAACGCGGAGGGAAGGCAGTGTTCTTCGGCCGGTTCACCGCCGCGCTGCGAGTCATGATCCCCGGCCTGGCCGGCATGTCCGGGCTGCGCTACCGCACCTTCGTCACCTACAACGTGGCGAGCGGCGTCGCGTGGGGAACCATGTCGGTGCTGCTGGGCTATCTGGGCGGCAGCAGCTGGCGGCACGTCGAGCACATCGCATCCCGGATCGGGCTCGCCGCCTTGGCCGTCGTCGTCGTCGCGCTGCTGGGCGGAGTCCTGCTCCGTCGTACCCGCGCAGGGCGGTTCACCCGACTCGCAACCCGGATCACCTCCAGCCCTGCCGTACGGGGAACCCGGGAGCGGTTCCCACGGACGACCAGCTGGATCGGTGCACGCATCGACCCGACCAACCGCACCGGACTCGCGCTGACCGCTGCCCTCACGGTCGCCGTCGCGGCCACGTGGACATTCCTCGGGATCACTCAGGACGTCCTGGCTCGCGAAGAGTTCGCGCTGCTGGACCCGCGCATCCACGGCTGGGTCCTCGCTCACCGAATCCCGAGTCTCGATGCCTTCTTCAAGACGGTCACCTGGCTGGGTGCCACCACGGTCACCGTGCCCCTGCTGGCCATCGGTGGAGGGCTCCTCGCTCGACGCCGCCGGTCCTGGGCTCCGGTACTTGACATCACTGCCGTCTACGGGACCGCTCTTCTCCTGCACGCCGTTGTCGGTCAGCTCGTGCACCGGCGCCGACCGCCGGCAAACGACTGGCTAGCGTCCGCCGACGGGTGGGCCTACCCGTCGGGCCACACCACCCAGGCCGTCGCCGCGTGGGGCATCCTCGCGGTGATTGTCTCCGCCGGTGCCTCGCCACGCGGCCGGGTTCTCGCAGGTTCGGGTGCCGCGAGCGTCGCTGTGCTGGTGGCGGTCAGCCGCGTCTACCTCGGTGTGCATTGGACCACCGACGTCCTGGGAGCGGCCGCGATGTCCACGGCGGTAGTCGCGACCTGGACCGTCGCCCGCCGGTCCCTCATCACTCCGGCTGGCACGACACGACGCCCACCCCCCTCTCCGCCCAGCTTCGTCGCCTCGACAGGCGACCCGCACCCACCCAGGAGCCACATCATGACCCCGCTGGACGCGTCCGCTGCCTTCGACTCCCGTCGCACGGTGGTGATCATCCCGACGTACAACGAGGCAGGAAACATCACCACGGTCATCGACCGGCTCCGAGCCGCTGCCCCCGCCGTCGACGTCCTGGTGGTCGACGACAACAGCCCCGACGGCACCGCGTCTATCGTCATGCATCAACGCGGATACCTCGCAGATCACTCCGGCCGACGGGAGGGACCAGGTCGCGTCTTCCTGCTGTCGCGGGCAGAGAAGGACGGTCTCGGAGCCGCCTATCGCGCCGGATTCACCTGGGCACTCGCCCTCGGCTACGAGGCCGTCGTCCAGATGGACGCTGACCTCTCCCACCCCGCGGAGCGCGTTCCCGCACTTCTGGGCGCTCTCGGCCAAGCAGACGTCACGGTCGGGTCCCGATACGTCCCAGGGGGAGCGGTGAGCAACTGGTCACTGAGCAGACGGCTCATCTCCCGGTCCGGCAACCTCTACGTCCGCCTCGTTCTCGGGCTTCCTGTGCACGACACGACCGCAGGGTTCAAGGCGTTCCGACGCGACGCCCTCGAACGCCTCGGCGCCGTCGAATCCGCGTCGAACGGGTACTGCTTCCAGATCGAGATCACGTGGCGCGCGGTCCGGCTCGGCCTCAGAGTCACCGAGGTGCCCATCACATTCACCGACCGGCCAGCCGGCACCTCGAAGATGACGGGATCCATCGTCGCCGAAGCGCTGTCTCGAGTGCTGGTCTGGCGCTGGAACGAACTCCTCCACCGCTACGGAAAGGGATCCCGTCACCACGCCGGCGGATGCGACACACCAGGGACAACCGCCACCCCCCAGCTCGGCGCGCACGACAAGTCGGTCGGGCATCATGCGGCGGCGTGA
- a CDS encoding phosphatase PAP2 family protein, whose protein sequence is MNQFAQSTPALHAPMRLYAEYAVALFAAVLLVAWLWARRDRNPRSMASALWAPAGALLTHRCLGAATAVAAVAAVVMAFARVYVGVHFPLDVIVGLLLDAAVTCSGYLAVRPLLIRVAAGSSRTPPRPLLTTAERSLSR, encoded by the coding sequence GTGAACCAGTTCGCCCAGAGCACACCCGCGCTGCACGCCCCGATGAGGCTCTACGCCGAGTACGCCGTAGCCCTGTTCGCCGCCGTCCTGCTTGTGGCGTGGTTGTGGGCGCGCCGCGACCGGAACCCGAGGAGCATGGCCTCGGCCCTGTGGGCGCCGGCGGGCGCGCTGCTCACCCACCGATGCCTCGGCGCCGCGACCGCGGTGGCCGCGGTGGCTGCGGTGGTGATGGCGTTCGCCCGCGTCTACGTCGGTGTGCACTTCCCCCTCGACGTCATTGTCGGGCTGCTGCTCGACGCGGCGGTCACCTGCTCGGGCTACCTGGCGGTGCGCCCGTTGCTCATTCGGGTTGCGGCCGGGTCGAGCCGCACCCCGCCAAGACCGCTCCTGACCACCGCCGAACGGAGCCTGTCTCGATGA
- a CDS encoding ABC transporter permease, producing the protein MARPDHVARRRAGLLATLRWEVRKLRAQYRARAILLVAALAPVAIVVVIHGQSRPPKDSLFGRFAIDNGFALSLLVLGFASQWLLPLLTAVVAGDVFASEDQHGTWKTVLTRSTSRSRLFWAKTITAVGFATLVLALLAVSTIASSWVIVGHQPLIGLSGQTIPAGSALQLVAESWATTLAPMLAFTCLAILLSVWSRNPAVGIAAPVVLGMVMQLVGALGGVEAIRPFLVTTSFEAWHGLFTAPWFSGPLVEGLLVSGGWCFVSLAVAFALLRRRDITGG; encoded by the coding sequence ATGGCCAGGCCTGACCACGTCGCCCGCCGCCGTGCCGGTCTCCTTGCAACGCTGAGATGGGAGGTCCGTAAGCTGCGTGCGCAGTACCGCGCCCGCGCCATCCTGCTCGTGGCCGCCCTGGCCCCCGTCGCGATCGTGGTGGTCATCCACGGGCAGTCCCGCCCACCGAAGGACTCCCTGTTCGGACGCTTCGCCATCGACAACGGGTTCGCACTGTCGCTGCTCGTGCTCGGCTTCGCCTCGCAGTGGTTGTTGCCCCTGCTCACAGCCGTCGTCGCCGGCGACGTCTTCGCCAGCGAGGACCAGCACGGCACCTGGAAGACCGTGCTGACGCGCTCGACTAGCCGGAGCCGGCTGTTCTGGGCCAAGACCATCACCGCTGTCGGCTTCGCCACGCTGGTGCTAGCCCTGCTCGCGGTGTCCACGATCGCGTCGAGCTGGGTGATCGTCGGGCATCAACCGCTGATCGGGCTCTCCGGCCAGACAATCCCCGCCGGAAGTGCCCTGCAGCTCGTGGCCGAGAGCTGGGCGACGACGCTCGCCCCGATGCTCGCGTTCACCTGCCTGGCGATCTTGCTCTCCGTCTGGTCGCGCAACCCGGCGGTCGGCATCGCCGCTCCCGTCGTCCTCGGAATGGTCATGCAGCTGGTCGGTGCACTCGGAGGCGTCGAGGCGATCCGCCCGTTCCTGGTCACCACATCGTTCGAGGCCTGGCACGGCCTGTTCACCGCACCCTGGTTCTCCGGACCCCTCGTCGAGGGTCTGCTCGTTAGCGGGGGCTGGTGCTTTGTCTCGCTCGCCGTCGCCTTCGCCCTGCTCCGCCGTCGCGACATCACTGGAGGCTGA
- a CDS encoding ATP-binding cassette domain-containing protein, protein MNDFLAVDAQGVTKTYGSVRAVDDMSVRVAAGEVYGVLGPNGAGKTTFLRMLFGLIRPDAGTIRVFGRTWEESGVGVLDGVAGFIESPRFYPYLTGRQNLEGLALLDGGAPTGLLEEVLDVVEMSDRADQKVGGYSYGMRQRLGVAASLLREPRLLILDEPANGLDPAGIRDMRALVKRLADRGLTVLLSSHDMEEVEEICDNVTIMTRGTVAFHGTIAQLRTMAPDPGHVLATTDDIHALGLAQDRPGIIVARDPEGALIVTGPPSHVSSYVGSLVRADIGLLAFTPTRTPLEALFFMLTEDPTHQSLDRPAELQDAVR, encoded by the coding sequence ATGAACGATTTTCTGGCCGTGGACGCGCAGGGCGTGACCAAGACGTACGGGTCCGTACGTGCGGTCGACGACATGTCCGTCCGGGTTGCTGCAGGCGAGGTCTACGGCGTCCTCGGTCCCAACGGTGCCGGCAAGACGACCTTCCTGCGGATGCTCTTCGGGTTGATCCGTCCCGACGCGGGCACCATTCGGGTGTTCGGCAGGACGTGGGAGGAATCCGGAGTCGGCGTGCTAGACGGGGTCGCGGGATTCATCGAGAGCCCGCGGTTCTACCCGTACCTCACCGGTCGACAGAACCTTGAAGGCCTCGCGCTCCTCGACGGAGGTGCGCCGACCGGCCTGCTTGAAGAGGTGCTGGACGTCGTGGAGATGAGCGACCGCGCCGACCAGAAGGTGGGCGGCTACTCCTACGGCATGCGCCAACGCCTCGGCGTCGCGGCCAGCCTGCTGCGCGAACCGCGGCTGCTCATCCTCGACGAGCCCGCCAACGGGCTCGACCCTGCGGGCATCAGAGACATGCGCGCGTTGGTAAAGCGGCTCGCCGACCGCGGCCTGACGGTGCTCCTCAGCTCCCACGACATGGAAGAAGTAGAGGAGATCTGCGACAACGTGACCATCATGACGCGCGGCACGGTCGCCTTCCACGGCACCATCGCTCAGCTCCGGACGATGGCCCCCGATCCCGGTCACGTGCTGGCCACCACCGACGACATACACGCATTGGGCTTGGCCCAGGACCGGCCCGGGATCATCGTGGCGCGCGACCCGGAAGGGGCGCTCATCGTGACCGGCCCGCCGAGCCACGTGTCGTCGTACGTCGGATCCCTCGTGCGCGCCGACATCGGCCTGCTCGCCTTCACCCCGACCCGGACCCCGCTGGAGGCTTTGTTCTTCATGCTCACCGAGGACCCCACCCATCAGTCCCTGGACCGCCCCGCCGAGCTGCAGGACGCAGTCCGGTGA
- a CDS encoding MFS transporter gives MATRRPSSGLADSRGGSGPSPVPRGRPAWSPWRTVVAFGAVSLAGDMVYEGMRSVAGPFLGSLGASALLVGLITGAGEAVALLLRLFSGPLADRSGHYWSLTILGYAMTAVCVPLLAVAPFVGGVGLALAATLILLERTGKAIRSPSKSALLARVAVSVGRGRGFAVHKALDQVGAVAGPLVVAGVIAHAGVQWPAFAVLAIPGTVCILLLFTLRRHSDVAQPEIEAAPTADMAGIEPRTLPMHFYAFAVSCALGTLGLMTFGVISYHLVDAGLFTTAVVPLLYAAAMATEALAALVTGFAYDRWGAPILYTLPAVIIAVPALALSDTWPLVLTGVLIWGAATGVQDSTVKALVADLVPQRRLATAYGVFAAFQGVAALAGGTLAGGLYDEHRALLVVLVALAQVLSAGLLVVALRRRGAHTPT, from the coding sequence GTGGCTACTCGTCGACCGTCCTCGGGTCTCGCTGACTCGCGCGGCGGATCCGGGCCGAGCCCGGTGCCCCGCGGGCGACCCGCTTGGTCGCCCTGGCGGACGGTGGTCGCGTTCGGAGCTGTCAGCCTCGCCGGCGACATGGTCTATGAAGGCATGCGCTCGGTCGCTGGGCCGTTCCTGGGGAGTCTGGGAGCCTCAGCACTGCTTGTTGGGCTAATCACCGGCGCCGGCGAAGCCGTCGCGCTGCTCCTGCGATTGTTCTCTGGTCCGCTCGCGGACCGCAGCGGCCACTACTGGTCGCTGACCATCCTCGGGTACGCGATGACCGCCGTCTGCGTTCCGCTACTGGCGGTAGCACCGTTCGTGGGCGGCGTGGGGCTCGCCCTGGCGGCCACGCTCATCCTGCTCGAGCGCACCGGGAAGGCCATCCGGAGCCCGTCGAAGTCCGCCTTGCTCGCGCGCGTCGCCGTCTCGGTGGGCCGCGGACGCGGATTCGCCGTACACAAGGCCCTGGACCAGGTTGGGGCGGTCGCCGGACCCCTCGTGGTCGCCGGTGTCATCGCCCACGCTGGTGTCCAGTGGCCCGCGTTTGCCGTGCTGGCCATCCCGGGCACGGTGTGCATCTTGCTGTTGTTCACCCTCAGACGCCACTCGGACGTCGCGCAGCCCGAGATCGAGGCCGCCCCCACCGCCGACATGGCGGGCATTGAGCCGCGGACGCTGCCCATGCACTTCTACGCCTTCGCCGTCTCGTGCGCACTCGGCACGCTGGGGTTGATGACGTTCGGGGTCATCTCCTACCACCTCGTCGACGCCGGACTGTTCACAACAGCCGTGGTGCCTCTCCTGTACGCCGCGGCGATGGCGACAGAGGCGCTGGCGGCTCTTGTCACCGGGTTCGCCTACGACCGCTGGGGTGCCCCCATTCTGTACACGTTGCCGGCCGTCATCATCGCCGTCCCGGCGCTCGCCCTCTCCGACACCTGGCCCCTGGTCCTGACCGGTGTCCTCATCTGGGGCGCCGCGACCGGTGTCCAGGACTCCACCGTCAAAGCGCTGGTGGCCGACTTGGTCCCCCAACGCCGGCTCGCCACCGCGTACGGGGTGTTTGCGGCGTTCCAGGGCGTGGCGGCTCTGGCAGGCGGGACGCTGGCCGGTGGCCTCTACGACGAGCACCGCGCCCTTCTCGTGGTGCTGGTGGCACTGGCGCAGGTCCTCTCCGCGGGCCTGCTCGTGGTCGCGTTGCGGCGTCGCGGCGCGCACACGCCGACCTGA
- a CDS encoding neocarzinostatin apoprotein domain-containing protein gives MRGRSTTVALLAAVLVATAGCALVEDKGAPGATEESSSSSATEVNGAPESALNVAGRLRPGREVTVTATNLKPRQTFLLVQCASQPLGAQETLEKVCDLSRPVKVRVTTNDRGRLTTGFTPRGAIGVGARTEVDCLRSACYLALAGSQDKAVASTPMTWRRSASLPKRPHLMVESITREAGPIWGTAAVRGSGYAANVQIEVSQCPASAPGASVDALDCLYDTTGIFRSDATGSFVGEMQVAFKFQRSDGELIDCAASPSNCALAVPFPNGYGVRMSRVLFSTVLRP, from the coding sequence ATGAGGGGTCGCTCGACAACCGTCGCACTGCTCGCGGCTGTCCTTGTTGCAACCGCCGGGTGTGCCCTTGTGGAGGACAAGGGCGCACCCGGCGCAACAGAAGAGTCTTCTAGCAGTTCCGCGACGGAGGTGAACGGTGCACCTGAGAGCGCCCTGAACGTCGCGGGGCGACTTCGCCCCGGACGCGAGGTCACCGTCACGGCAACGAACTTGAAGCCTCGTCAAACGTTCCTTTTGGTGCAATGCGCCTCCCAACCCTTGGGCGCTCAGGAGACGTTGGAAAAGGTGTGTGACCTCTCTCGTCCCGTCAAGGTGCGCGTAACGACCAACGACCGTGGACGGCTGACTACAGGGTTCACGCCTCGGGGAGCCATCGGCGTAGGTGCCCGTACGGAAGTGGATTGCCTGCGCTCGGCGTGTTACCTCGCGCTGGCAGGGTCGCAGGACAAGGCCGTCGCGTCGACGCCGATGACCTGGCGACGAAGCGCGAGTCTCCCGAAGCGACCCCACCTCATGGTCGAATCCATCACACGTGAGGCGGGCCCGATATGGGGCACGGCCGCGGTGCGGGGATCTGGTTATGCCGCCAACGTCCAGATCGAGGTATCGCAGTGTCCCGCCAGCGCGCCAGGTGCGAGCGTGGACGCACTCGACTGCCTGTACGACACCACTGGGATCTTCCGGTCCGATGCGACGGGAAGCTTCGTTGGCGAGATGCAAGTTGCTTTCAAGTTCCAGCGAAGCGACGGTGAGCTCATCGACTGCGCCGCCTCGCCGAGTAACTGTGCCTTGGCTGTTCCCTTCCCCAATGGATACGGGGTTCGGATGAGCCGGGTGCTGTTCAGCACGGTCCTTCGCCCTTGA